Proteins encoded within one genomic window of Solidesulfovibrio sp.:
- a CDS encoding ASCH domain-containing protein, whose protein sequence is MFVLNFQSPNHEKLLISRQKNCTVRLGDMKNTYPENSMVWITVGQKFKTKKKLYPAMIDRVLIKKFSELTTHDLDHQNPEIKTVEELLAFFEKIYQKSLTLDDTVTVIYFSEIIEG, encoded by the coding sequence CCAAACCATGAAAAGTTATTAATTAGTCGTCAGAAGAACTGTACTGTTCGTCTCGGAGATATGAAAAATACTTACCCTGAAAACTCAATGGTATGGATAACTGTCGGCCAAAAATTTAAAACTAAAAAAAAGCTATATCCCGCAATGATTGATCGGGTTCTAATAAAGAAATTTTCTGAGCTCACTACTCATGATCTAGACCATCAAAACCCTGAAATTAAAACTGTAGAAGAATTACTTGCTTTCTTTGAAAAAATTTATCAAAAATCTCTTACTCTAGATGACACTGTAACTGTAATCTATTTTTCAGAAATAATTGAAGGATAA